The Psychromonas sp. MME1 genome window below encodes:
- a CDS encoding transglutaminaseTgpA domain-containing protein, protein MKAFLSRLGLLLIILSYVVLLGALYDHLSLFLIILGLFCSGWRVAHFYERVPMLAGRWLSLLTITSSIITIALVYQLGVFNVMLHLIVLGFSLKFLELKSIRDVHIFVNTGFVLLALFLIFNYTIVMALLGSLIILMLLAILLSVHGGFFLGNGFSKLLVKSCLLSLPLALLLFVVIPRLPSLWKMPQQKQATTGLSDSVTPGDIAELSRSSELAFRASFANTPVAERDRYWRVMTLDHFDGRSWSQSQWHKEEQQSAKYSRGKNLTVSFFTDNYELIVEPHFNYWIPALDYSKAAVGQVNLSDYTLRSVKPIFKREAFNIVLYQQIQVPSLTAREQKQFTQLPTQGNEKTQEWVATKLKQGLAKEALMQQLLFQFRTQNYRYTLKPPPLGNDFVDDFLFSTLAGFCVHYASSYLYVARLVGIPARMVTGYLGGEWQDQDKFLTVRQYDAHAWVEIWQGGRWQRVDPTAYVAPERVESGLEQSLSNRDEFLQGEYLSLQKWRNIKLLNQLRQKIEQIDYLWATWVVNYDNKKQLALMQAWLAKFPWLNLFSAVLIAMLCAFIVTLLFIFKPWIRVKISAEDRIFLQLQRYYANRGVIRKKGQTVTAFCQQASHKFQLSATHFTSFADKYNSLKYDSNLSANQRQKQLKQLAFICKQLQKRQ, encoded by the coding sequence ATGAAAGCCTTTCTTAGCCGTTTAGGTTTACTGCTCATTATCCTGAGCTATGTTGTGCTACTCGGTGCATTATATGATCACTTATCTCTGTTCTTAATTATCTTAGGTCTGTTCTGTAGCGGTTGGCGGGTGGCTCATTTTTATGAGCGTGTGCCAATGTTGGCTGGACGCTGGTTAAGTTTACTGACCATAACGTCTAGCATAATTACGATTGCCTTGGTTTATCAGCTGGGTGTTTTTAATGTAATGCTGCATCTTATCGTCTTGGGTTTTAGTTTGAAATTTTTGGAACTAAAATCGATACGTGATGTGCATATATTTGTGAATACTGGCTTTGTCTTACTAGCGCTGTTTTTAATTTTTAACTACACCATTGTGATGGCTCTATTGGGAAGCTTGATCATATTGATGTTGTTAGCCATCTTATTATCCGTACATGGTGGTTTTTTCCTTGGTAATGGGTTTAGCAAATTATTAGTTAAAAGTTGTTTACTGAGTTTACCGCTGGCGTTGCTGTTATTCGTTGTTATTCCGCGATTACCTTCTCTATGGAAAATGCCGCAACAGAAACAGGCAACCACGGGGTTAAGTGATAGTGTCACGCCGGGGGACATTGCCGAACTAAGCCGCTCCAGTGAGTTAGCCTTTCGTGCTTCATTCGCCAATACCCCAGTGGCTGAGCGAGATCGTTATTGGCGTGTCATGACTCTTGACCATTTTGATGGGCGCTCGTGGTCGCAAAGCCAATGGCACAAAGAGGAACAACAAAGTGCAAAATATAGCAGAGGAAAAAACTTAACGGTTAGCTTCTTCACAGATAATTATGAGCTAATTGTTGAACCCCATTTTAATTATTGGATACCTGCGCTTGATTATAGTAAAGCGGCTGTCGGACAGGTAAATTTAAGTGACTACACATTGCGCAGTGTAAAACCCATTTTTAAAAGAGAAGCTTTCAATATCGTTTTATATCAGCAAATCCAAGTACCATCTTTAACGGCAAGAGAACAAAAGCAATTTACACAACTACCGACACAGGGCAATGAAAAGACGCAGGAGTGGGTGGCAACTAAGCTAAAACAGGGCCTTGCTAAAGAAGCGTTAATGCAGCAACTTTTGTTTCAGTTTCGTACTCAAAACTATCGTTACACGCTTAAACCGCCTCCCTTGGGAAATGATTTTGTAGATGATTTTTTATTCTCCACACTGGCGGGATTTTGTGTGCATTATGCCAGTAGTTATCTTTATGTTGCACGGCTAGTCGGTATTCCAGCACGTATGGTGACAGGATATTTGGGCGGTGAATGGCAAGATCAGGATAAGTTTCTGACCGTTCGCCAATATGATGCCCATGCTTGGGTGGAAATTTGGCAAGGGGGACGTTGGCAACGGGTTGATCCCACCGCCTATGTCGCCCCTGAACGGGTTGAATCGGGGCTTGAACAAAGCTTGTCTAACCGTGATGAGTTTTTACAAGGGGAATATTTATCATTACAGAAATGGCGAAATATAAAACTACTGAATCAATTACGGCAAAAAATAGAGCAAATAGATTATCTATGGGCAACTTGGGTGGTTAATTATGATAACAAAAAACAACTCGCATTGATGCAAGCTTGGCTCGCTAAGTTCCCATGGTTAAATCTATTTTCTGCTGTGTTAATCGCTATGTTATGCGCTTTTATTGTGACGCTATTATTCATATTTAAACCTTGGATCAGAGTAAAGATAAGCGCTGAAGATCGGATTTTTTTGCAATTACAGCGTTACTACGCCAACCGGGGTGTTATCAGAAAAAAAGGGCAAACCGTTACAGCCTTTTGCCAACAAGCCAGTCACAAATTTCAGCTATCCGCAACACACTTTACAAGCTTTGCGGATAAATACAATAGCTTAAAATATGATAGCAATTTATCAGCCAACCAGCGTCAAAAACAACTTAAGCAGTTAGCATTTATCTGTAAGCAATTGCAAAAACGGCAATGA
- a CDS encoding MBL fold metallo-hydrolase RNA specificity domain-containing protein yields the protein MTIIQSFGAAETVTGSCHFLQIKSGPNILIDCGYFQGENEQKTSEPFDFKSTDVDIVLLTHAHLDHVGRVPKLVKEGFDGKLVALRATMDLAEVILMDSAKIAEEDYKTALKKARRTGNEKKIPPPIYSSDDALAVFDLTIQYAEYDKTIQLTPNVKVTFRNAGHILGSATIQIEVTEDGVVKTLVFSGDLGSRRDIIMPHPALVKKADALYIESTYGDRNHRPLQETIAEFKEIVINTLKNKGNVLIPSFAVERTQEVLLMLKEMYYNKELPVCKVFLDSPMAIRATQIYNNYHAELNAVADKLLLRDGTVFEFPYLQYSLKNQESMLINKEESGCIIIAGSGMCTGGRILHHFKHRLWDERNSVIFVGYQVHGTLGRQMIDGASSIQLFHESINVNAKIHMLNGFSAHADQSDLLAWMGEFEQLEKVYLIHGEPDKQTVFKDVIKEQLHKSVHIVKYGEKIFV from the coding sequence ATGACTATCATTCAATCATTTGGTGCCGCAGAGACGGTTACTGGATCATGTCATTTTTTACAGATTAAAAGTGGGCCTAATATTCTTATAGATTGTGGTTATTTTCAAGGTGAAAATGAACAGAAAACGTCGGAACCATTTGACTTTAAATCAACAGATGTCGATATCGTTTTATTAACTCATGCTCATCTTGACCATGTCGGGCGGGTTCCTAAATTAGTTAAGGAAGGGTTTGACGGGAAACTTGTTGCTTTACGTGCGACCATGGATTTGGCGGAAGTCATTTTAATGGATAGCGCTAAAATAGCCGAAGAGGATTATAAAACCGCGTTGAAAAAAGCGCGTCGCACGGGTAACGAAAAAAAGATTCCACCGCCTATCTACAGCAGTGACGATGCACTAGCAGTATTTGATTTAACCATTCAATATGCCGAGTACGACAAAACGATTCAACTTACTCCTAACGTTAAGGTTACCTTTAGAAATGCGGGACATATTCTTGGCTCAGCCACCATTCAAATAGAAGTAACGGAAGATGGGGTTGTAAAAACGCTAGTGTTCAGCGGGGATCTCGGCAGTCGTCGCGATATCATTATGCCGCATCCTGCTTTAGTGAAAAAAGCCGATGCACTTTATATCGAGTCGACCTATGGTGATCGTAATCACCGTCCCTTACAAGAGACGATTGCAGAGTTTAAAGAGATCGTCATCAACACCTTAAAAAATAAAGGCAATGTATTGATCCCATCCTTTGCCGTTGAGCGAACTCAAGAAGTTTTGTTGATGCTAAAAGAGATGTATTACAATAAAGAATTGCCTGTTTGCAAAGTGTTTTTAGACTCCCCGATGGCGATACGCGCAACCCAAATATATAACAATTATCACGCTGAACTAAATGCTGTTGCAGACAAATTACTGCTACGTGATGGTACTGTTTTCGAATTTCCTTATTTGCAATATTCACTTAAAAATCAAGAGTCGATGCTGATTAATAAGGAGGAGAGTGGTTGCATCATTATTGCTGGTAGTGGCATGTGTACAGGTGGGCGAATTCTGCATCATTTTAAACACCGTCTTTGGGATGAGCGCAACAGTGTTATCTTTGTTGGTTACCAAGTGCATGGCACGTTAGGGCGACAAATGATAGATGGGGCTTCGTCAATTCAGCTTTTTCATGAATCAATTAATGTGAACGCCAAAATACATATGCTTAATGGCTTTTCTGCACATGCAGACCAAAGCGATCTATTAGCTTGGATGGGGGAGTTTGAACAATTAGAGAAAGTTTATTTAATACATGGAGAGCCTGATAAACAGACTGTTTTTAAAGACGTGATTAAAGAGCAACTTCATAAATCTGTTCATATTGTTAAATATGGCGAAAAGATTTTTGTTTAG
- the amrA gene encoding AmmeMemoRadiSam system protein A, with protein MAVSNSINLTEQEKQQLITFCKQAIQQHLDDLPFVLPAAPNNKNLLQPLPCFVTLTINDHLRGCIGTYQVDRPLWENVYYYAFCSAFEDSRFPPLQADELSNLTIEISILSALQEIPNNGEATLIDELQIGVDGLLLQEGWHKAIFLPTVWEVLPEPRMFVQHLKQKANWPKDYWSAEITLQRFTTEVFSAPFYIP; from the coding sequence ATGGCAGTTTCAAACTCTATTAATTTAACAGAGCAGGAAAAACAACAGCTCATTACATTTTGTAAACAAGCAATCCAACAGCACCTCGATGACTTGCCTTTTGTTTTGCCAGCAGCACCCAATAATAAAAATCTGTTACAACCATTACCCTGCTTTGTCACTTTAACGATTAATGACCATTTACGAGGCTGTATTGGCACCTATCAAGTAGACAGACCATTATGGGAAAATGTTTATTACTACGCCTTTTGCAGTGCCTTTGAAGATAGCCGTTTTCCGCCACTACAAGCGGATGAACTCTCTAATTTAACAATAGAAATATCTATTTTATCGGCCTTACAAGAGATACCGAATAATGGTGAAGCTACGCTGATTGATGAGCTACAAATTGGTGTCGATGGTTTGTTATTACAGGAAGGTTGGCATAAAGCGATTTTTTTACCCACGGTTTGGGAGGTGCTTCCTGAGCCAAGAATGTTTGTGCAACATTTAAAACAAAAGGCAAACTGGCCAAAGGATTACTGGAGTGCCGAGATAACATTGCAGCGTTTTACCACGGAGGTTTTTTCAGCACCTTTTTATATTCCTTAA
- the amrB gene encoding AmmeMemoRadiSam system protein B: protein MKYRPAAMAGSFYPEDKVPLQQMVTAFLASEQKPMQQARALIVPHAGYIYSGAIAGLAFANLTPYVNNIKRVIILGPNHREPLLGCALSSADYFQTPLGKLTLDQVTQNRLATLDFVEFADYVHQLEHSIEVQLPFIQMLFTDITIIPIVVGQCSADKVNKLLQELALTQQDLLVISSDLSHFHEYQQAQRIDQNSCANILHFASTINGQQACGANAINGLLRYAKTANWQITLIKNINSGDTAGDKQRVVGYGSFKLY from the coding sequence ATGAAGTATAGACCAGCGGCCATGGCAGGTAGTTTTTATCCTGAGGATAAAGTACCGTTACAACAGATGGTCACGGCGTTTTTAGCCAGTGAGCAAAAACCGATGCAGCAAGCTCGCGCTTTGATTGTGCCCCATGCGGGATATATCTATTCGGGGGCGATTGCTGGTTTAGCCTTTGCGAACTTAACCCCCTATGTTAATAATATTAAACGGGTCATTATTTTAGGGCCGAATCATCGCGAACCACTACTCGGTTGCGCCTTATCGAGCGCCGACTATTTTCAAACACCCCTTGGAAAACTTACCCTCGACCAAGTGACGCAAAATAGACTAGCCACCTTAGATTTTGTGGAGTTTGCAGATTATGTCCACCAGCTAGAGCACTCAATTGAAGTGCAATTACCATTCATACAGATGTTATTTACGGATATTACCATTATTCCCATTGTCGTTGGTCAATGCTCTGCGGATAAAGTCAACAAACTGTTACAGGAACTTGCACTGACGCAACAGGATTTACTGGTTATTAGTTCGGATCTCAGCCATTTTCATGAATACCAGCAAGCACAGCGCATTGATCAAAATAGTTGCGCTAACATACTTCATTTTGCTAGCACAATTAATGGCCAACAAGCCTGTGGCGCTAATGCCATTAACGGGTTATTACGCTATGCAAAAACAGCAAACTGGCAGATAACATTAATTAAAAATATTAATTCCGGCGATACAGCGGGAGATAAACAACGGGTGGTGGGATATGGCAGTTTCAAACTCTATTAA
- the amrS gene encoding AmmeMemoRadiSam system radical SAM enzyme, with translation MPHDDSQDNFHKTYYWHRLDDGRVCCDLCPQHCTLREGKRGNCYVRMCHQGEISLVSYGRSSGFAIDPIEKKPLYHFYPGSQVLSFGTAGCNLSCDFCQNWRISKSREMATLSCWASPEEIVANAKRYGCQSIAFTYNDPVIFMEYAVDVSRYAQSQGLKSVVVSAGYICAQPRVEFFKYIDAANIDLKGFTESFYKKHCHGSLQPVLETLQYLKKETPVWFELTNLLIPDENDSDQEIHNMCAWIVANLGVDIPLHFTAFHPDFKMLNKDKTGMATLLRARDIAMSYGMHYVYCGNVNDIETNSTYCFKCHQPLIIRDRFMITANRLSDNNRCPFCGTACAINA, from the coding sequence ATGCCCCATGATGATTCTCAAGATAATTTTCACAAAACCTATTATTGGCATCGACTTGATGATGGTCGAGTCTGTTGCGATTTATGCCCACAACATTGCACCTTACGTGAAGGGAAACGTGGCAATTGCTATGTACGAATGTGTCATCAAGGCGAAATTAGCTTAGTGAGCTATGGGCGTAGTTCCGGTTTTGCCATTGATCCTATCGAGAAAAAACCGTTGTACCATTTCTATCCCGGATCGCAGGTACTCTCATTTGGGACAGCCGGCTGTAATTTAAGCTGTGATTTTTGTCAAAATTGGCGTATTAGTAAATCACGTGAAATGGCAACATTATCTTGCTGGGCATCACCAGAAGAGATTGTCGCGAACGCTAAACGTTATGGCTGCCAAAGTATCGCTTTTACCTATAATGATCCCGTTATTTTTATGGAGTATGCTGTCGATGTCAGCCGCTATGCGCAATCTCAAGGTCTTAAGAGTGTTGTCGTGAGTGCGGGTTACATTTGCGCTCAGCCGCGTGTAGAGTTTTTTAAATACATTGATGCTGCAAATATTGATTTGAAAGGATTTACGGAATCGTTTTATAAAAAACATTGTCATGGCTCTCTGCAACCCGTATTAGAAACATTGCAATATCTAAAAAAGGAAACCCCAGTCTGGTTTGAATTAACTAACCTACTTATCCCCGATGAAAACGATAGCGACCAAGAGATCCACAATATGTGTGCATGGATCGTTGCCAATTTAGGTGTCGATATTCCTCTCCATTTTACTGCCTTTCACCCTGACTTTAAGATGCTAAATAAAGATAAGACAGGCATGGCGACATTGCTAAGAGCGCGAGATATAGCTATGAGTTACGGTATGCATTACGTCTATTGTGGTAATGTCAATGACATCGAAACCAATAGTACCTATTGTTTTAAGTGCCATCAGCCATTGATCATACGCGATCGTTTTATGATTACCGCAAACCGCTTAAGCGACAATAACCGTTGCCCATTTTGCGGCACGGCCTGTGCGATTAATGCTTAA
- a CDS encoding TIGR01459 family HAD-type hydrolase, translated as MINGLKDIIDSFDTFILDQWGVLHNGGDAFPEAIRALQFLQEHNKKVVILSNSGNTGRFSYQRLQDSGISRDLYLDVLTSGDHMRHNFNAGKFTSLGNNALFFSWDNDNSVLDDCGVTASTIENASFILCCGVERGDLASYMDDLTLAYQRNLELVVSNPDLVAMTPDGSLKTCPGSIAKAYQDMGGKVHWHGKPQIDLYKMCHELVGGWHKAIAVGDSLEHDIAGANGASLSSLFITSGIHSKEIIDESSVTKLNTRFNVKPSHYLDWFKV; from the coding sequence ATGATTAATGGCCTTAAAGATATAATCGATAGTTTTGATACCTTCATATTGGATCAATGGGGAGTATTACATAATGGCGGTGATGCCTTTCCTGAAGCGATCCGTGCGCTACAGTTTTTACAGGAACATAATAAAAAAGTCGTGATCCTCTCTAATAGCGGTAACACTGGCAGATTTTCCTATCAACGTTTACAAGATTCTGGGATTAGCCGCGATTTATACCTCGATGTGTTAACCTCTGGCGATCACATGCGCCATAATTTTAACGCAGGAAAATTTACATCACTTGGCAACAATGCACTATTTTTCTCATGGGATAATGATAATAGTGTGCTTGATGATTGTGGGGTCACCGCATCAACTATTGAAAATGCCTCATTTATTCTTTGTTGCGGTGTTGAACGTGGCGATCTGGCATCCTATATGGATGATTTAACATTGGCTTATCAACGCAATCTTGAATTAGTGGTAAGTAATCCAGACCTTGTTGCGATGACGCCGGATGGCTCCTTAAAAACCTGTCCGGGATCGATTGCCAAAGCCTATCAAGATATGGGAGGCAAGGTACACTGGCATGGTAAACCACAAATCGACTTGTATAAAATGTGTCATGAATTAGTGGGCGGATGGCACAAAGCTATTGCGGTAGGTGACAGCCTTGAGCATGATATTGCTGGTGCAAATGGGGCATCTTTATCTAGCCTGTTTATTACTAGCGGTATTCACAGCAAAGAAATTATTGATGAAAGCAGTGTTACCAAATTAAATACAAGATTTAATGTTAAGCCTAGTCACTACCTTGATTGGTTTAAGGTTTGA
- a CDS encoding YfaP family protein — protein sequence MKNRSILASLIPLLVMGGCGGSSNSTPEPSSTNVGPLLETISAKQIESGETFSYQLVVTDPDDTFPADFTFEIIEGPDGLSINENGLLTFTSSASGTKNNSITIQVKDGGENNAQPSRVTFSLDELYYLNISGKLINYYNNQDIADGEVKLSINGTVIDESVSQSNGEYSLRYLDTLTDLRNVVISADAPAYSEASIRIVPSEIVHPNNLYLPPIHSVATFNATEGTVVQFEAASISVSENSFVDENGNLASGVITSELFIIDPTLDIDLMPGEMVTASADNPTQLIPIESFGAISATFTNEDGKILQLKEGKTAEIHIPVSGLNPPNIIPLYYYDDVNGIWVEEGEATLVNDVTGNYYLGNVSHFTTWNADCIYDTVNILGCVEDIDGTRIANARIDTEGHDYNGRSNAYSNVIGDFIVPVKSNSTMFVSANNLHQSRTLKVITSSSDFTLSECLILDKATSKIELKWGEAPDDLDSHLYGPNGDGGRFHISFYNESEVVGGSTIYLDVDDTNSYGPEVITIPEYNVPGTYQYYVHNYSGLPNIKPLETRVELIINEERTLFTPPEGVAQEWWHVFDVEVQESGVITVNTINAWSTEPGDSISEAIAPRSLLVKPSIAESQLKSKYYIK from the coding sequence ATGAAAAATAGATCAATATTAGCGTCGCTCATACCTCTTTTAGTAATGGGGGGGTGTGGTGGAAGTTCAAATAGTACGCCTGAACCTTCAAGCACAAATGTAGGGCCTTTATTGGAAACCATTTCGGCTAAACAGATTGAATCGGGTGAGACCTTTTCTTATCAGCTTGTTGTCACGGATCCAGATGATACATTCCCAGCTGATTTTACATTTGAAATAATTGAAGGTCCTGATGGGCTCTCTATTAATGAAAATGGCCTGTTAACATTTACTTCATCGGCAAGCGGAACTAAAAATAATTCGATCACTATACAAGTCAAAGATGGTGGTGAAAATAATGCACAGCCAAGTAGAGTGACTTTTTCATTGGATGAGCTATATTATCTGAACATTTCTGGCAAACTCATTAACTATTATAACAATCAAGATATTGCTGATGGAGAAGTGAAGTTGTCAATTAACGGTACTGTTATCGATGAATCTGTCTCTCAATCTAATGGTGAGTATTCATTGCGATATTTAGATACATTAACCGATTTAAGAAATGTTGTCATCTCAGCTGACGCGCCTGCGTATTCAGAAGCATCTATTCGCATTGTTCCTTCTGAAATAGTTCATCCCAACAATTTATACCTTCCTCCAATCCATAGTGTAGCAACATTTAATGCGACAGAAGGTACTGTTGTACAATTTGAAGCGGCTTCTATTTCCGTTAGTGAAAATAGTTTTGTTGATGAAAATGGGAATTTGGCGAGTGGAGTAATTACCTCTGAATTATTTATTATTGATCCAACATTGGATATTGATTTGATGCCAGGCGAGATGGTGACAGCAAGTGCAGATAATCCAACACAGTTAATTCCAATCGAATCATTCGGGGCCATTTCTGCAACGTTTACAAACGAAGATGGAAAAATTTTACAGCTTAAAGAAGGGAAAACCGCTGAAATTCATATTCCCGTTTCAGGGCTTAATCCACCAAACATCATTCCTCTTTACTATTATGATGATGTCAACGGTATTTGGGTTGAAGAGGGGGAAGCGACGCTTGTCAACGATGTGACTGGTAATTATTATCTTGGCAATGTTTCGCATTTCACCACATGGAATGCTGATTGTATTTATGACACTGTGAATATCCTTGGTTGTGTAGAAGATATAGATGGAACGAGAATAGCTAATGCGCGTATTGATACTGAAGGACATGATTATAACGGCCGTTCAAACGCATATTCTAATGTTATAGGGGATTTTATAGTACCTGTTAAATCTAATAGCACCATGTTTGTTTCTGCAAATAATTTACATCAAAGTCGAACTCTAAAGGTTATTACGTCATCATCTGATTTTACATTGAGTGAATGTTTAATTTTAGATAAAGCAACATCTAAAATTGAACTTAAATGGGGTGAAGCACCTGATGATTTAGATTCACATTTATATGGACCTAACGGAGATGGCGGACGTTTTCATATTTCATTCTATAATGAAAGTGAAGTCGTGGGCGGATCAACGATATATCTTGATGTTGATGATACAAATAGTTATGGCCCAGAAGTGATAACTATTCCTGAATATAACGTACCTGGAACTTATCAATATTATGTTCACAACTATTCTGGTTTACCTAATATTAAACCTTTAGAAACTCGTGTAGAACTCATTATAAATGAAGAGCGAACATTATTTACTCCACCTGAAGGTGTCGCGCAGGAATGGTGGCATGTTTTTGATGTGGAAGTTCAAGAAAGTGGTGTTATTACAGTTAATACGATTAATGCATGGTCTACAGAGCCAGGAGATAGTATTTCTGAAGCAATAGCTCCTCGTAGTCTGTTGGTTAAACCAAGTATTGCCGAGTCACAATTAAAAAGTAAATATTATATTAAATAA
- a CDS encoding PEP-CTERM sorting domain-containing protein yields the protein MKKTICSVLGLTCSLLSMGVNASLITNEINLLLPTSGTLHVDLDGDSINDLGLAEDCCSADNTWTSASDYTTQVSLNWLSLGDVIDDSLAWTGGNSYMDLGGQVIGSNYIAVQDFSLGDFFGYITLDYNGTDLYLSSFTYENNGSQLTVSNPVPSPAPLMLLGIGLLGFAFSRNKKAL from the coding sequence ATGAAAAAAACGATTTGCTCTGTCCTAGGACTTACATGCTCATTACTATCAATGGGTGTAAATGCCTCTCTCATTACTAATGAGATAAATCTATTATTACCTACCTCTGGTACTTTACATGTTGATTTAGATGGCGACAGTATCAATGATCTTGGTTTAGCTGAAGATTGTTGTTCAGCCGATAACACTTGGACAAGCGCAAGTGATTATACAACTCAAGTATCACTAAATTGGTTATCATTAGGTGATGTTATTGATGATAGCTTAGCTTGGACTGGAGGTAATAGCTACATGGATTTAGGTGGGCAAGTTATCGGTTCAAATTATATTGCTGTTCAAGATTTCAGTTTAGGAGATTTTTTTGGATATATCACCTTAGATTATAATGGTACTGATTTATATTTATCTAGCTTTACTTATGAAAATAACGGTAGTCAGTTAACAGTTAGCAATCCAGTACCAAGCCCTGCTCCATTAATGTTATTAGGCATTGGTTTGCTAGGTTTCGCTTTTTCTAGAAACAAAAAGGCTCTATAA
- a CDS encoding transporter substrate-binding domain-containing protein, whose protein sequence is MKHKFNCLSYYLCLFWVACVANYSHALNIDDIDFITENYPPYNYLENGQLQGISIDLLLLMLNKLESKKSLVDIHIQPWARGYSTLITTANTCLFSVVRTKARDPLFHWIGPISATSIAMIARKDKHIKINSKEDFLKYKIGVVRADVGEQLLLEMGVDSSHLDHIGGMNVIIQSIKKLDKNRLDVFAYDNQPVFRTIKKHGLNVNDYEVVYVLQKGDLYYACNRKVPEVQIKKLQNVLDQLKAEGTYQQVVDRYQNKFK, encoded by the coding sequence ATGAAGCATAAATTTAATTGCTTAAGTTATTATTTGTGCCTGTTTTGGGTGGCTTGCGTTGCAAACTATTCCCATGCGTTAAATATTGATGATATTGATTTTATAACTGAAAATTATCCTCCTTATAATTATCTAGAAAATGGTCAATTGCAGGGAATTTCAATTGATTTGCTGCTATTAATGTTAAATAAACTTGAGTCTAAAAAATCATTAGTTGACATTCATATTCAACCTTGGGCTAGGGGGTATAGTACGCTGATAACGACTGCCAATACATGTCTTTTTTCGGTAGTAAGAACTAAAGCTAGAGATCCTTTATTTCACTGGATTGGACCAATATCGGCGACATCTATTGCTATGATTGCAAGAAAAGATAAGCATATAAAAATCAATTCAAAGGAAGACTTTCTAAAGTATAAAATTGGCGTTGTCAGAGCTGATGTAGGTGAGCAACTTCTACTAGAGATGGGCGTTGATAGCAGCCACCTTGACCATATAGGTGGTATGAATGTCATCATTCAATCAATAAAAAAATTAGATAAAAATCGATTAGATGTTTTTGCTTATGACAATCAGCCTGTATTTAGAACGATAAAAAAACATGGTCTTAACGTCAATGACTATGAAGTCGTTTACGTTTTGCAAAAAGGCGATCTTTACTACGCTTGTAATAGAAAGGTGCCTGAGGTTCAGATAAAAAAATTACAAAATGTTTTAGATCAATTAAAAGCAGAAGGAACCTATCAGCAGGTAGTTGATCGCTATCAAAACAAATTTAAATAA